The following are from one region of the Pseudazoarcus pumilus genome:
- a CDS encoding DUF2799 domain-containing protein, translated as MRTALPAALIAALIAGCATIPAEECARTDWHALGMADGRDGHPPSRIERHAEACAQVGIAPDEAAWEAGRRLGLPEYCRLPNAIEHGLAGKRYAGVCDDADFARLHDAARQLADTRREIESVDRDLAWRERQLATSTKLDERDRARLWIDIRALERKRDRLRDDRIDATLRLDRLSRELGL; from the coding sequence ATGAGGACCGCACTGCCCGCCGCCCTGATCGCTGCCCTGATCGCCGGATGCGCGACCATCCCGGCCGAAGAGTGCGCACGCACCGACTGGCACGCGCTGGGCATGGCGGACGGACGCGACGGTCACCCGCCGTCACGCATCGAACGTCACGCCGAGGCCTGCGCACAGGTCGGCATCGCGCCTGACGAAGCCGCGTGGGAGGCCGGGCGTCGGCTCGGCCTGCCGGAATACTGCCGACTGCCCAACGCCATCGAGCACGGCCTGGCGGGCAAGCGCTACGCCGGCGTGTGCGACGACGCCGATTTCGCGCGCCTGCACGACGCGGCCCGCCAGCTCGCCGACACGCGCCGCGAGATCGAGTCGGTCGATCGCGACCTCGCCTGGCGCGAGCGCCAGCTCGCCACCTCGACGAAGCTCGACGAGCGCGACCGCGCGCGGCTGTGGATCGACATCCGCGCCCTCGAACGCAAGCGTGACCGACTGCGCGACGATCGCATCGACGCCACCCTTCGCCTCGACCGGTTGTCCCGCGAGCTGGGCCTGTGA
- a CDS encoding glycosyltransferase: MNRLLRHRVPYYACLLVIALMLGYKAYLNFMLPDLEALHTRQVERIHAVVDAREAFSFAVVGNIENSVGIFERRFVPMLNDAGVDFVVSAGNAVSGGGEDKYRALEGTLSRLDMPWLLTFGENEYENFGSFRFYEHFGPHFYSLRVGGARLIFLDATGKTPWRWQLRWMDDLLEHDASHARFVFVGKPPLRPAREPMLATASDYLPDATRDALLDALERHRIDIVFSANLALYDEQRRGDTLFVTTGGAGGLVLNDDDSFYHYVRVDKHADGSIAHAVERLEVGQHPLLKRLESLWFFVYSLFYVGYVNFFLIVAALALVALKLHRVIFVGRDYYPDYDVDPTPWLERPLRVAMFTNNYLPFIGGVPISIARLKAGLAALGDAVLVVAPRYRKQPGREPDVLRVRSLLSVGEKREFRIANLFLPSIRRRVRAFAPDIIHVHHPFWLGSLGVFVARRLGVPVIYTYHTRLEHYAHFVPLPGALFRNLISHSLIRRFANRCDGVVVPTYSTEEYLRMIGVTTPTLVQPTGIEYERLREADHDTVARLRGELGIGDERVLISVSRLSNEKNIDFLIDAVDRLRRVCDVPFRVLMIGDGHQRRRLRARIDGLGLRQHFTLVGAVPPEDMPNWYALGDVFVFASKSETQGMVILEAMAAGLPVVAVRSSGIDDVVRDGHNGFKTPEKHARWCERVSELLTDDALRRTMADNAQAFAADHSIEAFATRIRGFYAETLAHRAKYDAAATPTTETTP, from the coding sequence ATGAACCGCCTGCTGCGCCACCGCGTGCCGTATTACGCCTGCCTGCTGGTAATCGCGCTGATGCTCGGCTACAAGGCCTATCTGAACTTCATGCTGCCCGATCTCGAGGCGCTGCACACGCGCCAGGTCGAACGCATTCACGCCGTCGTCGACGCACGCGAGGCGTTCAGTTTCGCGGTGGTTGGCAACATCGAGAACTCGGTGGGCATCTTCGAGCGGCGCTTCGTGCCCATGCTCAACGATGCCGGCGTGGACTTCGTCGTGTCGGCGGGCAACGCGGTGAGCGGGGGCGGCGAGGACAAGTACCGCGCACTCGAGGGCACCCTGAGCCGGCTGGACATGCCGTGGCTGCTGACGTTTGGCGAGAACGAATACGAGAACTTCGGCAGCTTCCGCTTCTACGAGCACTTCGGCCCGCATTTCTACAGCCTGCGCGTCGGTGGCGCCCGCCTGATCTTCCTCGACGCCACCGGCAAGACGCCGTGGCGCTGGCAGTTGCGCTGGATGGACGACCTGCTGGAACACGACGCCAGCCACGCACGCTTCGTGTTCGTCGGCAAGCCGCCACTGCGCCCGGCCAGGGAGCCGATGCTCGCCACCGCGAGCGACTATCTGCCGGATGCGACGCGCGACGCGCTGCTCGACGCGCTCGAGCGTCACCGCATCGACATCGTGTTCTCGGCCAATCTCGCGCTCTACGACGAACAGCGGCGCGGCGACACGCTGTTCGTCACCACCGGCGGCGCGGGCGGGCTGGTGCTCAACGACGACGACAGCTTCTACCACTACGTGCGCGTGGACAAGCATGCCGATGGCAGCATCGCTCACGCGGTGGAGCGTCTCGAAGTCGGCCAGCATCCGCTGCTCAAGCGGCTCGAAAGCCTGTGGTTCTTCGTCTATTCGTTGTTCTACGTCGGCTACGTCAATTTCTTCCTGATCGTCGCCGCGCTGGCGCTGGTCGCGCTCAAGCTGCATCGCGTGATCTTCGTCGGACGCGACTACTACCCGGACTACGACGTGGATCCGACACCGTGGCTGGAGCGGCCACTGCGTGTGGCGATGTTCACCAACAACTATCTGCCCTTCATCGGCGGCGTGCCGATCTCGATCGCGCGCCTCAAGGCGGGTCTCGCCGCGCTCGGCGACGCGGTGCTGGTGGTCGCGCCGCGCTACCGCAAACAGCCGGGGCGCGAGCCGGACGTGCTGCGCGTACGCTCGCTGCTGAGCGTCGGCGAGAAGCGCGAATTTCGCATCGCCAACCTGTTCCTGCCATCGATCCGGCGCCGCGTGCGCGCCTTCGCGCCGGACATCATCCACGTGCACCACCCGTTCTGGCTCGGTTCGCTGGGCGTGTTCGTCGCGCGCCGCCTGGGCGTGCCGGTGATCTACACCTACCACACGCGGCTCGAGCACTACGCCCACTTCGTGCCGTTGCCCGGCGCGCTGTTTCGCAACCTGATCTCGCACTCGCTGATCCGGCGCTTCGCCAACCGCTGCGACGGCGTCGTCGTGCCCACCTACTCGACCGAGGAATACCTGCGCATGATCGGCGTGACCACCCCCACGCTGGTGCAGCCGACCGGCATCGAGTACGAGCGCTTGCGCGAGGCCGACCACGATACGGTCGCACGGCTGCGAGGCGAGCTGGGCATTGGCGACGAGCGCGTGCTGATCAGCGTGTCACGCCTGTCGAACGAGAAGAACATCGACTTCCTGATCGACGCGGTCGATCGCCTGCGCCGCGTCTGCGACGTACCGTTTCGCGTGCTGATGATCGGCGACGGCCATCAGCGCCGTCGCCTGCGTGCGCGCATCGACGGCCTCGGGCTGCGCCAGCACTTCACCCTGGTCGGCGCCGTGCCGCCCGAGGACATGCCGAACTGGTACGCGCTGGGCGACGTGTTCGTGTTCGCCTCGAAGTCCGAAACCCAGGGCATGGTGATCCTCGAGGCGATGGCCGCCGGCCTGCCGGTGGTGGCGGTGCGATCGAGCGGCATCGACGACGTCGTGCGCGACGGCCACAACGGCTTCAAGACACCGGAGAAGCACGCACGCTGGTGCGAGCGGGTGAGCGAACTGCTCACCGACGACGCGCTGCGCCGCACGATGGCGGACAATGCACAGGCGTTTGCCGCAGATCATTCTATCGAGGCCTTCGCCACGCGCATCCGTGGCTTCTACGCCGAGACGCTGGCGCACCGCGCCAAGTACGACGCTGCGGCGACACCGACGACGGAGACCACCCCATGA
- a CDS encoding lysylphosphatidylglycerol synthase transmembrane domain-containing protein: MPTGQAPPSSPRRRLAYFGLFFVVLTAAGAWAVFDHFAGRSVAFDRRLLAPSVLAAAAVLLALYFLTDGLRLHYTLRALGHRIPTAAMARLVFVNIFFSNVTPMATGGGIAQVWLLREHGVPIGRATAATTLRTVLATAAIFVATPLFLMFGTPSDGHALLGRVAPVLAVLVTLYVLFFAVVVLRTRWLIAPLGGSLAALRRAGLVGARRHRRLQFALRREVLRFARSFGDYLSGPPHLVALSVVCTLLFLACLFSFPALLVGALGHDTAWLTTAGLALVTTFAMYFAPTPGAAGISEGVFGAFFADVLGPEQLVLVTLAWRFLTIHLGMLIGLALLGRRLAANAGGHA; the protein is encoded by the coding sequence ATGCCGACGGGGCAAGCACCCCCTTCCTCGCCACGACGCCGCCTGGCCTATTTCGGGCTGTTCTTCGTCGTGCTCACCGCGGCCGGCGCATGGGCGGTCTTCGACCACTTCGCCGGGCGCAGCGTGGCTTTCGACCGCCGCCTGCTGGCCCCTTCGGTACTGGCCGCGGCCGCGGTGCTGCTCGCGCTGTATTTTCTGACCGACGGGCTGCGCCTGCACTACACGTTGCGCGCGCTGGGGCATCGCATCCCGACCGCGGCGATGGCGCGCCTGGTATTCGTGAACATCTTCTTCTCGAATGTCACGCCCATGGCCACGGGCGGTGGCATTGCGCAGGTGTGGTTGCTGCGCGAGCATGGCGTGCCCATCGGCCGCGCCACGGCCGCCACGACCCTGCGCACCGTGCTCGCCACCGCGGCGATCTTCGTCGCGACGCCACTGTTCCTGATGTTCGGCACGCCCTCCGACGGGCACGCCCTGCTCGGGCGAGTGGCGCCGGTGCTGGCAGTACTGGTCACGCTGTACGTGCTGTTCTTCGCCGTCGTGGTGCTGCGCACGCGCTGGCTGATCGCGCCGCTGGGCGGTTCGCTGGCGGCGCTGCGCCGCGCCGGGCTGGTGGGCGCGCGGCGTCACCGGCGACTGCAGTTCGCGCTGCGGCGCGAGGTGCTGCGCTTTGCACGCAGCTTCGGCGACTATCTTTCCGGCCCGCCGCATCTGGTCGCCCTGTCGGTGGTCTGCACGCTGCTGTTCCTGGCCTGTCTGTTCAGCTTTCCGGCGCTACTGGTCGGCGCGCTGGGCCACGACACGGCGTGGCTGACCACGGCGGGACTGGCACTGGTGACGACCTTCGCCATGTACTTCGCGCCGACGCCGGGTGCGGCGGGCATCTCGGAGGGGGTGTTCGGCGCCTTCTTCGCCGATGTGCTGGGCCCCGAGCAACTGGTGCTGGTGACGCTGGCCTGGCGCTTCCTGACCATTCACCTGGGCATGCTGATCGGCCTCGCGCTGCTCGGCCGCCGCCTCGCCGCGAACGCCGGGGGGCATGCATGA
- a CDS encoding NADH:flavin oxidoreductase/NADH oxidase: MSPLFTPLALDGLQLANRIVVAPMCQYSAEDGCATDWHLMHLGQMAMSGAGLLILEATAVRPEGRISPHDLGLYSDANEAALARVIGAIRKYADLPLCVQLAHAGRKASSRAPWLGGALVPADEGGWQPLAPSPLAHGRDEPPPAELNETALREIREAFVAAAQRAARLGLDAIELHAAHGYLLHQFLSPLSNRRMDSYGGSLENRMRFPLEVFDAVRAVFPAGKPVGVRISASDWVGGGWDVAQSLEFATALEARGCAFIHVSSGGLSVEQKIPLAPGYQVAFAKQVRHRVNMPVIAVGLLTEPEQAEAIVANGEADLVALARGMLWNPRWPWHAAARLGGTVAAPPQYWRCEPREYKGVFGDTTTGQR, encoded by the coding sequence ATGAGTCCCTTGTTCACCCCGCTGGCCCTGGACGGGCTGCAACTGGCCAACCGCATCGTCGTGGCGCCGATGTGTCAGTACTCGGCCGAGGACGGTTGCGCCACCGACTGGCATCTGATGCATCTCGGACAGATGGCGATGTCCGGTGCCGGCCTGCTGATTCTGGAGGCGACCGCGGTGCGCCCCGAAGGGCGCATCTCGCCGCATGATCTGGGGCTGTATTCGGACGCCAACGAGGCGGCGCTCGCGCGCGTGATCGGCGCCATCCGCAAGTACGCCGACCTGCCGCTGTGCGTGCAGCTCGCGCATGCCGGGCGCAAGGCGTCGAGCCGCGCGCCGTGGCTGGGTGGCGCGCTGGTGCCGGCCGACGAGGGCGGCTGGCAGCCGCTGGCGCCGTCACCGCTGGCGCACGGACGCGACGAGCCGCCACCGGCCGAGCTGAACGAGACGGCCTTGCGCGAGATTCGCGAGGCCTTCGTCGCCGCCGCGCAACGCGCCGCACGGCTCGGGCTGGACGCCATCGAGCTGCACGCCGCCCACGGCTATCTGCTGCACCAGTTCCTGTCGCCGCTGTCCAACCGGCGCATGGACAGCTATGGCGGTTCGCTGGAGAACCGCATGCGCTTTCCGCTGGAAGTGTTCGATGCGGTGCGCGCGGTGTTCCCGGCCGGAAAGCCGGTGGGCGTGCGCATCTCGGCCAGCGACTGGGTGGGTGGCGGCTGGGATGTGGCGCAGAGCCTCGAATTCGCTACCGCCCTCGAAGCGCGTGGCTGTGCCTTCATTCACGTATCCAGCGGGGGCCTGTCGGTAGAACAGAAGATTCCGCTGGCGCCGGGCTATCAGGTGGCGTTCGCCAAGCAGGTGCGCCACCGCGTGAACATGCCGGTGATCGCGGTCGGCCTGCTCACCGAGCCCGAGCAGGCCGAGGCCATCGTCGCCAACGGCGAGGCCGACCTGGTGGCGCTCGCGCGCGGCATGCTGTGGAACCCGCGCTGGCCGTGGCACGCGGCGGCCAGGCTGGGCGGCACGGTGGCCGCGCCGCCGCAGTACTGGCGCTGCGAACCGAGGGAATACAAGGGTGTGTTCGGCGACACCACGACCGGCCAGCGATAG
- a CDS encoding YcjF family protein encodes MNPQQTRAIVTISLLAAFADGRKDSAEREHVRRVAESLGDAADLDFMRLYQDVLLGRADLGAAAAALDTLELRQLAFEMAVGVVEADGRHDPAETAFLQKLEAALKLDHDQAETTVHRAEEVAEAPVAGGLPAEVAPAAVVAAASAAPLPDRAELDRMILNAAILNGALELLPQSMASMAIIPLQLRLVYRIGKSYGYELDRGHITDFLAAAGVGMTGQYVEQIGRKLVGGLLGKVFGGLGRGVGGTATGAAFSFATTWAIGKVAISYYGGGRKLDTAALKAEFTEWFGQAKGLQQQYAGQIAERARTVDLAQITSSLRG; translated from the coding sequence ATGAATCCGCAACAGACCCGCGCCATCGTTACCATCAGCCTGCTCGCCGCCTTCGCCGACGGGCGCAAGGACAGCGCCGAGCGCGAACACGTGCGCCGCGTCGCCGAATCGCTCGGTGACGCCGCCGACCTCGACTTCATGCGCCTGTATCAGGACGTGCTGCTCGGCCGCGCCGACCTCGGCGCGGCGGCCGCCGCACTGGACACGCTGGAACTGCGCCAGCTGGCCTTCGAGATGGCGGTCGGCGTGGTCGAGGCCGACGGTCGTCACGACCCCGCCGAAACCGCCTTCCTGCAGAAACTGGAAGCCGCGCTGAAACTCGACCACGACCAGGCCGAAACCACCGTGCACCGCGCCGAGGAAGTGGCCGAGGCGCCGGTTGCCGGCGGCCTGCCGGCGGAAGTCGCTCCGGCAGCCGTGGTTGCCGCCGCAAGCGCCGCGCCGCTGCCGGATCGCGCCGAACTCGACCGCATGATTCTCAACGCCGCCATCCTCAACGGCGCGCTCGAACTGCTGCCGCAGTCCATGGCCTCGATGGCCATCATCCCGCTGCAGTTGCGGCTGGTGTATCGCATCGGCAAGAGCTATGGCTACGAGCTGGACCGCGGCCACATCACGGACTTCCTCGCCGCCGCCGGTGTCGGCATGACCGGCCAGTACGTCGAGCAGATCGGCCGCAAGCTGGTCGGCGGCCTGCTCGGCAAGGTCTTTGGCGGGCTGGGTCGTGGCGTCGGCGGCACCGCCACCGGCGCGGCCTTCTCGTTCGCCACCACCTGGGCCATCGGCAAGGTCGCGATCAGCTACTACGGCGGCGGCCGCAAGCTCGACACCGCCGCGCTCAAGGCCGAATTCACCGAGTGGTTCGGCCAGGCAAAAGGCCTGCAGCAGCAATACGCCGGCCAGATCGCCGAGCGCGCACGCACCGTCGATCTGGCGCAGATCACATCCAGCCTGCGCGGCTGA
- a CDS encoding ABC transporter permease yields the protein MLLELAWRDLRGAGRTLWVLCACLALGVALIAASGGVYRQVGDALLADTRALFGGDVEVRTRAPLSEDTRAWMNAHGTVSRMVEMRTMLMGDGGDAQLVELQAVDAVYPLVGRVELEPTGRLTTVLAPRAGVHGIAIDPLVASRLGLTVGDSIEVGFTAMQVRAITLRQPDRSLRADWRGPPVLILDAALSDTGLLAPGARPEYHYRVVTDRPPDAWREAFVAAHPDSEAELRTFTERNARLGEVLGQLGSGVLLIGFSALFIGGLGVFNSVQAWLQGKLGTLATLRAVGLRDGQLAAMVLLQVGMLAGAASLAGVIVGGALALVGTGVIGERLPLSASAAALIAPLALAWCFGVLTALTFALPALGRALSVSPAALFRGLAGTRTHLPARWRTLTAASGLALTALVVVAMPDARFGAGFILALLVMLALLEALVRGLRALARRLADHPALAGRFAARLALSGLYRRDSPLRPTLLSLGSAMTLLVASTLVVLALLQTIDETVPENASALVFYDIAPTQREGFETLLREAPSLQRHALAPLVLGRLARVGDAVLADSEDARRRMEARDEHKMSHLQDNFDDVVLREGAWWPQDYDGPPVVAMEDREAEQLGLAVGDRLTFDIGGRNLQAELVAIYGQRRFQSRLWLEAIFPDGVLDPFVTRYVGMAWMSPDDALATQNRIAAAQPNVVTVRTAALLTEARTLLGSAAAGLAAIGAVTLAASLLVLVSVVTANRLRQVYLATLLHTLGARLSAIRASLHLEYLLLALLTSSFASLAGGVLATALLRLRIGLEGDIAWWPGALVAVIVATGALALGAHWLMRQLRMSPASLLRAS from the coding sequence ATGCTGCTTGAGCTGGCCTGGCGCGACCTGCGCGGGGCGGGGCGCACGCTGTGGGTCCTGTGTGCCTGCCTGGCGCTGGGCGTGGCGCTGATCGCGGCCAGCGGCGGGGTATATCGACAAGTGGGCGACGCGCTTCTGGCCGACACGCGCGCACTGTTCGGCGGCGACGTCGAGGTGCGCACGCGCGCCCCGCTGTCCGAGGACACGCGCGCCTGGATGAATGCGCACGGCACGGTATCGCGCATGGTCGAAATGCGCACCATGCTGATGGGCGATGGCGGCGACGCCCAGCTCGTCGAGTTGCAGGCGGTCGACGCGGTCTATCCGCTGGTCGGCCGCGTCGAACTCGAACCGACCGGGCGACTGACCACGGTACTGGCGCCGCGCGCGGGCGTGCACGGCATCGCCATCGATCCGCTCGTCGCCAGTCGCCTCGGGCTGACCGTGGGTGATTCCATCGAAGTCGGCTTCACCGCGATGCAGGTGCGCGCGATCACGCTGCGCCAGCCCGACCGCAGCCTGCGCGCCGACTGGCGCGGCCCGCCGGTGCTGATTCTGGATGCCGCCCTGTCCGATACCGGACTGCTCGCCCCCGGAGCGCGCCCCGAGTATCACTACCGCGTCGTCACCGACCGGCCGCCCGACGCATGGCGCGAGGCCTTCGTCGCCGCGCACCCCGATTCGGAAGCCGAACTGCGCACCTTCACCGAACGCAACGCACGCCTGGGCGAAGTACTCGGTCAGCTCGGCTCGGGCGTGCTGCTGATCGGCTTCTCGGCCCTGTTCATCGGCGGCCTGGGGGTGTTCAACAGCGTTCAGGCCTGGCTGCAGGGCAAGCTCGGCACCCTCGCCACACTGCGCGCAGTCGGCCTGCGCGACGGCCAGCTGGCCGCCATGGTGCTGCTGCAGGTCGGCATGCTGGCCGGCGCAGCGAGCCTCGCCGGCGTGATTGTCGGCGGCGCACTGGCCCTCGTCGGCACCGGCGTGATCGGCGAACGTCTGCCGCTCTCCGCCAGCGCGGCGGCCCTGATCGCGCCGCTGGCACTGGCCTGGTGCTTCGGCGTGCTCACCGCACTGACGTTCGCGCTGCCGGCACTGGGACGCGCCTTGTCGGTCAGCCCGGCCGCGCTGTTTCGCGGCCTCGCGGGAACGCGCACGCACCTGCCGGCGCGCTGGCGCACGCTCACCGCCGCATCCGGCCTCGCGCTCACCGCACTGGTCGTGGTCGCGATGCCCGATGCGCGCTTCGGCGCCGGCTTCATCCTCGCGCTGCTCGTCATGCTGGCACTGCTGGAGGCGCTGGTGCGCGGCCTGCGCGCGCTCGCGCGCCGACTGGCCGACCACCCTGCGCTGGCCGGACGCTTCGCCGCGCGGCTCGCACTGTCCGGCCTGTACCGGCGCGACTCGCCGCTGCGCCCGACCCTGCTCTCGCTGGGCTCGGCGATGACGCTGCTGGTGGCCTCGACCCTGGTCGTGCTGGCACTGCTGCAGACCATCGACGAGACCGTGCCGGAGAATGCCTCGGCCCTGGTCTTCTACGACATCGCCCCGACACAGCGCGAGGGCTTCGAGACCCTGCTGCGCGAAGCGCCCAGCCTCCAACGACATGCGCTGGCGCCGCTGGTGCTGGGGCGGCTGGCACGCGTCGGCGACGCGGTGCTGGCCGACAGTGAGGATGCGCGCCGGCGCATGGAAGCGCGCGACGAGCACAAGATGAGCCACCTGCAGGACAACTTCGACGACGTCGTGCTGCGCGAGGGCGCGTGGTGGCCGCAGGACTACGATGGCCCGCCGGTGGTCGCAATGGAGGACCGCGAAGCCGAGCAGTTGGGACTCGCGGTAGGCGATCGGCTCACCTTCGATATCGGCGGTCGGAACCTCCAGGCCGAGCTGGTCGCGATCTATGGCCAGCGCCGCTTCCAGTCCCGTCTGTGGCTGGAGGCGATCTTTCCGGACGGCGTGCTCGACCCCTTCGTCACACGTTACGTCGGCATGGCGTGGATGAGCCCCGACGACGCGCTCGCCACGCAGAACCGCATCGCCGCGGCACAGCCCAACGTGGTGACGGTGCGCACGGCCGCGCTGCTGACCGAGGCACGCACCCTGCTTGGCAGCGCCGCGGCCGGACTGGCCGCGATCGGCGCCGTCACGCTGGCCGCCAGCCTGCTGGTGCTGGTCAGCGTGGTCACCGCCAACCGCCTGCGCCAGGTCTATCTGGCCACGCTGCTGCACACGCTGGGGGCACGCCTGTCGGCAATCCGCGCCAGCCTGCATCTGGAGTATCTGCTGCTCGCGCTGCTCACCTCGAGTTTCGCGTCGCTCGCCGGCGGCGTGCTGGCCACGGCGCTGCTGCGCCTGCGCATCGGCCTGGAAGGCGACATCGCCTGGTGGCCGGGCGCGCTCGTCGCCGTCATCGTCGCCACCGGTGCGCTGGCGCTCGGCGCACACTGGCTGATGCGCCAGTTGCGCATGTCGCCGGCGAGTCTGCTGCGCGCGAGCTGA
- a CDS encoding ABC transporter ATP-binding protein has product MIRLQNLSMHYTMETTRIDILRAVDLDIAAGQRIAIAGPSGSGKTSLLLLLAGLERPASGRVLFDGVALDALDADALADLRRDRMGIVFQSFHLVPSLTALDNAALPLEIAGRRDARERARAMLDTVGLGARLHHHPAELSGGEQQRVAIARALVHRPKLLLADEPTGNLDDRTGAAVAELLLDLHRETDTTLVLVTHDMALARRCDRVLRLGDGHLHDDTGAVTRAHAA; this is encoded by the coding sequence ATGATCCGCCTGCAAAACCTGTCCATGCACTACACGATGGAGACCACGCGCATCGACATCCTGCGCGCGGTCGATCTCGACATCGCCGCGGGCCAGCGCATCGCCATCGCCGGGCCGTCCGGCTCGGGCAAGACTTCGCTGTTGCTGCTGCTCGCCGGGCTGGAACGGCCCGCCTCGGGCCGCGTGCTCTTCGACGGGGTCGCACTCGACGCGCTCGACGCCGACGCACTCGCCGACCTGCGCCGCGACCGCATGGGCATCGTGTTCCAGTCCTTCCACCTGGTGCCCAGCCTCACCGCCCTCGACAACGCCGCGCTGCCGCTCGAGATCGCCGGTCGGCGCGATGCGCGCGAGCGCGCCCGCGCGATGCTCGACACCGTCGGTCTGGGCGCGCGCCTGCATCACCACCCGGCCGAGTTGTCCGGCGGCGAACAGCAGCGCGTGGCCATCGCCCGCGCACTGGTGCACCGACCGAAGCTGCTGCTCGCCGACGAACCCACCGGCAATCTGGACGACCGCACCGGCGCGGCCGTGGCCGAGCTGTTGCTCGACCTGCACCGCGAGACCGACACCACGCTGGTGCTGGTGACCCACGACATGGCGCTGGCGCGCCGCTGCGACCGCGTGCTGCGTCTTGGCGACGGGCACCTGCATGACGACACCGGAGCCGTGACCCGTGCGCATGCTGCTTGA